GGCCGAGAAGGAATACGGCGTCGTCGCCGGCGCAGGCGATCGCGCGCTCGGCGAGCGCGCCGACGGTCACCTCGGCGATGGCGCCGAGAAGCTCGCGCGGCTCGCACGACTCGGAGTGCGGCACGGGGCACCTGGGCGAGGGCGTGGCGGGCATGCGGATCGAGTACGCCTCGGCCCCGGCCGCATCGCGTTGGATCCGACAGTTGGCGAGCGACCGCTCTCCGGCCTGCCAGCGAGCGAGGAGCTCCGCGCCCGCGCGCGCCGCCGCCTCGGCAGCCGCCGCCGACGCGCGCGGCGCCGACGTCGCGCTGCAGCTCGCGCCCTCGGCCGTGCGGTCCGCATGGCGCTCGCCGGCGCCGAAGAAACAGACCGGGCACGGGCCGAGGCCGTCGAACAACCTGGCCTGAAACTGTGCCTCGCTCCCACAGGTGAGGATGAGCACGAGGCGGGGGCCGCTCCCGGCGGACCACAGGACGTCCGCGGCGTCGCGCAGCGCCCGCGCGTTGTCGAGGCAGAGCACGGCGCAGGCGAGGGCACGCGCGAGGCCGTGACGCAGCGTGTAGCGGAGGTCGCCGACGAGCGCCCGTCCGACGCCACCCTGCCCGCGGCGGCGCGCGGCGAGCACGGCGGCCTTCTCCCGGCCGAGGTCCCCGGCCGTGTAGTCGGCGACCCCGAGGTTCTCGCGCATGACCCGGTCGACATCGGCGAAGGTGGCGCGGACCGACACACCGAGGAGCGCCGCGAAGAACGACCCGATGGCCCCGCATCCGGCGATCAACATCTCGAAGCCTCCGGCGAAGCTCACGGCACGACCTCCTCCCGCGGCGATCCGCAGGCCTGGCATGTTATGCAGACCTCGCTGCATTCCTCGTGGAAGAGCGCGTCGCAGCGGCAGTTGACCGCGGGCTCCCCGTCGCAGAACTGTCCAAAACAGATGCGACAGCGGCGACCGGCCTCCGCGACGCACCGCTCGCCCGCCGCGCGCCACGCGACCTTGACGCGCAGCCGGCCGGCGCGCACGAAGGCCTCGCTCCCCCACTCGACGACGCCGAGGCCCGCGAGCAGCGGCCGGCCGTCGCGCGTCGCCTCGCCCGCGGCGATGACGAGCGCGTCGCCGCCGGCGAGCCGGTACAGTCGCAGCGCGGGGCCGTTGCCTGCGTGCCCGAGCTCGACCACGTCGTCGAGCGCGAGGCGGGCACCGTCGATCCTGATCTCGTGTGGCATCGCTCGAACGGGAACACGGCCGCGCGTTCCGAGTCGAGAGAACTTCGCTGCACAGGGCACGCCCGGCCCGGACCCTGACAACCGGGGGCAGGTGCGCCGGTACCTGCACCCTGGCTCGTTTTTCTAGCGCGCCCGCCGAAACGGAGTCGACGTTCCGTGCAGGGAACGGTCGCTTTCAGACATCGGTGGGTCTCTTCGGCGCGGGGCGCAGCCGCACGCGAGCCCGCGGATCCGCATGGCACCACGCATGACGTGTGCGGCCCGCGACGTTGCTGGAGACCTGCTCGTCTCGCCCGATATCATGGCGGCTTCGCACGAAGGGAGCAGCCCTGGTGAAAGCCGCCACCGTCCTCCTTGCCGCCACTGCCATCGTCGCCGCCCTGACCGCCACGTCCACGCCGGCCGCGGGCCAGTCGACCGCAGCCTCGGAGGACGTCATCGTCGTCTTCCGCGCGAAGACGCCGTTCGCCCGCCGGGCCGCGGCCGTGAAGCGGTCGGGCGCGCAAGTGCGCTTCCACTACGCGACCGTCGACGCGGCCGCGGTCCGGCTCACCCCGCAGGTCCGCCGGCAGCTCGGCGCGGACCCGGACGTGGCGGCAATCGTGCCCGACCGAGTGGTGACCGCGCATGCGAAGCCGGGCGGGGGCGGTGGGACCAGCGCCCAGGTCGTTCCCGCAGGCGTCAAGCGCGTCGGGGCGGCGCCGGGATCACTTCCCTGGACCGGCGCGGGCGTCGGCGTCGCCGTGGTCGACACCGGCATCGACTTCACACACGCCGATCTCAAGCCGCTCGGCGCTGCCTGCTTCACCGCGTACGCCTCATGCCAGGACGACAACGGCCACGGCACGCACGTGACCGGCATCATCGCGGCGCGCAACAACACGATCGACGTGGTCGGCGTCGCGCCGGCCGCCGTTCCCTACGCCGTCAAGGTCCTCGACGCCGCCGGCAACGGTCAGGATTCCACCGTGATCGCCGGCCTCGACTGGGTGGCGCAGAACGCCGACCTCGTGTCACCGCCCATCCGGGTGGCCAACATGAGCCTCGGCCGGGCGGGCGCGCTCGATGACAATCCCGCGCTCCGCCAGGCCGTCCAGGCCGTCAAGGCGAAGGGCGTCGCCGTCGTCGTGTCGGCCGGGAACGACGCCGGCCTCGAGGTCTCGCAGCAGGTCCCGGCGGGCTATCCCGAGGTGATGGCCGTGGCGAGCACGACGGCGGTTGCCGGGAGCAACGATCGATGCAGATTCTTCGCCGGTACGATCGGCGCCGACGCGGCCTCGTACTTCACCACCGACGGCGCCTTCAACGCGGCCACGGGGGTCGGGGTCACGGTGTCTGCCCCGGGCGAGGAGCGAGAGAACGTCATCCGGAGCTGCTCCGTGCAGTCGCTCGGGATCCTATCCACGCGCCTGGGCGGCGGCACGACACGGCTCTCGGGAACGAGCATGGCCGCGCCCCACGTGACGGGCGTCGTGGCGCTCGCCTGGCAGCGGAGCCTCGTGGCAGGAATGCTCCTCGATCCCGAGACCGTCCGGGCCGCGCTGCGCTCCGCCGCGGATCGGCCCGGCGTCGCGCCGCTCGACTCGCCGACGACGGGCTACACCTTCGACGGCACACGCGAAGGCGTCGTGTGGGCCCCGGGCGCCACGCAGTAGGATGAATCAGCGAGGGGCTCCGCCCCTCGCCCCGTCGGGCGTAGCCCGCCGGGTCCTCACTCCCCGCTCGCTGCGCTCGGCCGCGCGCGCGGCGCGCGCGGAGATTCCATCTCGAGTCGAGCACCTAGCTTAGCTAACTAGCCGTCGCTCGACGGTAGGCACAGGACCTGCGCGCGAGTCGCCGTCCCGACCTCGGTTCCGAACGCGTCGTCGATCGCCACGTCGCGCCGCGCGAACCGTCCCTGGCCGGGCGCATCCTTGATCCGGTAGCAGCTCAGCGACGCTGCCGGGTACTTGAAGCCCTCGCCGTCCACGTCGACGGCGGCGCAGAAGGCCTCGGGCTTGACGACGACGGTGGTCTTCTCCTCGAACGCGTCGGCGAGCGTGAGCGTCCGGCGCGTGAACGTCCGGGCCCCCGCCTTCGGCCTCGCGCGGTAGCACTTGAAGTGATCGAGGTTCGGCGGAGGCTCCTGGTGGCCAGTGGCCGCCCGCATGCAGAGGGTGTCCGCGCCGCTGAGGCTCCGGGTCTCCCGCCCGAAGGCGTCGTCCACGGTGACGTCGCGCCGCGCGAATCGAGCCTGACCGGGCGCGTCGGCGATCCGGTAGCAGCGGAGCTGTCCGGTCGGATAGAGGACCCGGTTGTTGTCCCTGGCGACCGGGTTGCACAGGGTATCGGGCCCGACCACCTTCGTCATCTTCTGCTCGAACCGGTCGCGGAGCATCACGCGGCGGGACCCGAACCCGGCGCGCGCGGGCGCGCGGTAGCACTTGAACAGGTCGCCGGAGGGGGGGAACAGCGTCGGGTCGATCGCCGCCACGCACGCGTCGGTGGGTCCGTAGAAAGCGCTCAGGCAAGGATAGGCGACGTAGGATCGCGTCGGGTACGCGGCCACCATGTCGAGGTAGTCGCCGACCTCGCGCCCGCCGTAGGTGTCGGCGATCGTCACGTGCAGGCCGTTCACCCGGACGTTCCGCGACACCCGGCCGCCCACCACGAGCGCGTAGTAGACGTCGAACTGCGGAAGGTCGGGGTTCTCGCGCCGGTCGAGAAAGACGACGTGGGCGGTGCCGGCCGCGTCGACCCGGAGGCTCGGAAAGAACTGATCGCCCGTGGTCCCGTCCTCGTTCACCTTGACGGGCGTGCTCCAGGTGACGCCGTCGTCGTCCGAGTAGGCGAGCCAGACGTCGAAGTTGCGCCCGTAGCGGCCGAGGTCGACGCCCGGATCGAAGACGATGGATTCGGGCTGCGCCCACGTCATGTAGATGCGGCCCTCGTGCGGCCCTCCGGCGACATGGTCGATCGCGATCTCGGGTCCCTGATAGACCAGCCAGCCGGTCGTGCCGCCCCGGGCCTTCAAGGCGATGGGGGCGTAGAAGTTCGACAGCGCCGGTCCCGGGACCACGTCGAAGCTCGTCGCGTCGACGTCGAAGCGCAGCAGGTACTGCCGGTCCTGCTGGCCCGCGCCCGCCGTGACCACAACGCGCAGCGCGCCCGACGGCGTGACGTCCATCGACAGGGGAGGGCTCGTGCGCGACTGCTCGGGCGAGGCGTAGTCGAGCCGCTGCTCAGTGAATGTCTGGCCGCCGTCGCGCGAGACGAAGAGCCCGGGACCGTGCGTTCCGTCGGCGAACCTGACCGCGTTGGCGCCGATGTAGATCGCGCCCGTGCCGGGCGCGTAGGCGAGCTTCGGAAAATCGACGATGGCCCGCTCGCGGGCCGGCAGGTCCGGTGGCGGTTCCTTGAAGAGCGTGCCGTGGAAGGAAGAGCCCGAGAGCCGTCCCCGGTAGAGAACGCCCGAGATGACCGAATCGCCGTCGGCGGGGTTCGTCCGCGAGGTGAGGGCCGAAAGCAGGAGCGTGCCGTCGGCGGTGACGAGAGCCTTGGGGTCGGAATGGATCGGGAAGTCGAGAAACGTGCCGGGGCTCCACGTCTGACCTCCGTCGCGCGAGAGACGAAAGCCGCCGAATACCCCCGCCAGGGCGAGCTGGTCCGGGTCGGTCGGGTGGCCGGTGAGCACCAGCTCCCAGAAGCAGCTCGGGCAGCCGAGGCTCGACTCGTAGAGGACGGGCGACGCGGCGCCGGCGGCGAGCGGCCGCACGAGCGCGGCGAGAAGGACGATCGTCGCGAGCCGCACGCCGTCTCTCTATGAGCTACGAGCGCGCCCCGGTAAAGGTCCGGCCGGGAAACGTTGCTAAGCCTGTGATTTCCCATCGGCGCGCTGTCGCACGTCACTCCGGAAAGCGGCGGGCACGAACGGCCCCTTCCCGTATCTTGGTGCAGGTGGCAGAAGGAGCGCCATGGCCGACCCGTGCGGTTGCCCGCCGACGGATGCAGACGCGGCGATGGGCGTGCACCACGTCATCGTCAACGTGAAAGAGCTGGCACGCTCGCGCGAGTTCTACGCCTGGCTCTTGCCGAAGCTCGGCTACCCCGGGTGCACGGACGCGGGCTCGGTCGTCGGCTGGTACGGCCCGGCCGGGAGCTTCTGGATCAAGCAGGCCGGCGCGCGCTTCGCGGCCGACGTCTTTCACAAGGACCGGGTCGGCCTCTGCGAGATCGCCTTCGCCGCGACCAGCCGCGCGCAGGTCGACGCCCTCGCGCGGCAGCTCGACGCGGCCGGCGTGACGATCCTCGATCCGCCGCAGGAGTACGCCTACACGCCCGGCTACTACGCCGTCTTCTTCGCGGATCCCGACGGGATGAAGCTCGAGCTCGTTCACATCCCCTCGGCCGGTCGCTAGGGGCCGCCTTCAGGGCATCCTTCCAAGTCGGCAATGAGGCGCCGGTGACCCTCACCGGAGGCGATGCGCGTACAGCTTGCGCCACAGGGTGGTCCGGCTGATGCCCAGCTCCGCCGCGGCCGCGGCCTTGCGGCCGTGATGCCGGGCGAGCGCCGCGAGGATCCGCCCGCGCTCGATGTCCGCGAGTGAGCCGCTCGAGATTCCCGGCGGGGGCTCGCCGCGCAGCTCGGGGGTGAGGTCCGCGACGTCGAGGACGGGCCCTTCGCCGACCACGAACGCGTACTCGACGGCGCTGCGCAGCTCGCGCACGTTTCCGGGCCAGGTGTACGCCAGGATCGCGTCCATCGCCGTCCGGGTGACCCCCTCGATGCGACGCATCCCTTGCTGGTTCAGCTGGCTGACGAAGTGCCAGAAGAGCGCCTCCACGTCCCCCTCGCGGCGACGCAGCGGCGGGAGCAACAACGGGACCACCCTGAGGCGATAGCTCAGGTCCTCCCGGAAACGCCCCTCGTCCACCTCTTG
This window of the Deltaproteobacteria bacterium genome carries:
- a CDS encoding exo-alpha-sialidase; the encoded protein is MRLATIVLLAALVRPLAAGAASPVLYESSLGCPSCFWELVLTGHPTDPDQLALAGVFGGFRLSRDGGQTWSPGTFLDFPIHSDPKALVTADGTLLLSALTSRTNPADGDSVISGVLYRGRLSGSSFHGTLFKEPPPDLPARERAIVDFPKLAYAPGTGAIYIGANAVRFADGTHGPGLFVSRDGGQTFTEQRLDYASPEQSRTSPPLSMDVTPSGALRVVVTAGAGQQDRQYLLRFDVDATSFDVVPGPALSNFYAPIALKARGGTTGWLVYQGPEIAIDHVAGGPHEGRIYMTWAQPESIVFDPGVDLGRYGRNFDVWLAYSDDDGVTWSTPVKVNEDGTTGDQFFPSLRVDAAGTAHVVFLDRRENPDLPQFDVYYALVVGGRVSRNVRVNGLHVTIADTYGGREVGDYLDMVAAYPTRSYVAYPCLSAFYGPTDACVAAIDPTLFPPSGDLFKCYRAPARAGFGSRRVMLRDRFEQKMTKVVGPDTLCNPVARDNNRVLYPTGQLRCYRIADAPGQARFARRDVTVDDAFGRETRSLSGADTLCMRAATGHQEPPPNLDHFKCYRARPKAGARTFTRRTLTLADAFEEKTTVVVKPEAFCAAVDVDGEGFKYPAASLSCYRIKDAPGQGRFARRDVAIDDAFGTEVGTATRAQVLCLPSSDG
- a CDS encoding bleomycin resistance protein, with protein sequence MADPCGCPPTDADAAMGVHHVIVNVKELARSREFYAWLLPKLGYPGCTDAGSVVGWYGPAGSFWIKQAGARFAADVFHKDRVGLCEIAFAATSRAQVDALARQLDAAGVTILDPPQEYAYTPGYYAVFFADPDGMKLELVHIPSAGR
- a CDS encoding AAA family ATPase; this translates as MEALFAKLRRVARAQCTVLVGGETGTGKELVARAIHAESPRRRAPFQAVNCATFSPTLLESELFGHVRGAFTGAVRDRQGLFALAHQGTLFLDEVAEIPLDLQGKLLRVMQEKTFVPVGATRPVTVDVRVISATNKPLRQEVDEGRFREDLSYRLRVVPLLLPPLRRREGDVEALFWHFVSQLNQQGMRRIEGVTRTAMDAILAYTWPGNVRELRSAVEYAFVVGEGPVLDVADLTPELRGEPPPGISSGSLADIERGRILAALARHHGRKAAAAAELGISRTTLWRKLYAHRLR